GACGCCCTTGGCGCCCCGCCCGAAGCCTGCACAGACACAAGCGGCTCGCgctgggcccggcccggcaccgccgcccTCCCCTGCCCGTTCGCCTCGGGCGGGGAAGCCTCGGCGTCGCaccgccggggcggccgcggcccgctTGACACCTGGGCCCAGCGGGGTCAGCGCAAAGGCGGGCTCACGCCGCGCCCtgtggcccggcccggcccgcggtccccccccgtccccgcggccCCACCGCCGCGGGTACCTTCGCCCGCCGCCGCGTACTGGCACGGCTTTCCCAAGCCGCGGTGGGACGCGCAGCTCCGCGGGAGCGGCTGCAGGTTGAAAGCTGAGGTCCGGAAGGCCTtggcgggcaggggcagctcccccgccgcgccgccgcccccctccgcgccgCGGCCCTCGGGGCTGCCCCTGCGCGCCGCGCTGGCCTCGGCGGTGCGCGCCAGGGACCAGATGCGCGGCTTCTCCGCGGGCGCGtagggcggcggcgggccgggcagggcggcgggggcgaAGTCCGCGACGGGGGCCTTGGCGCAGGGAAAGGCGCGGAAGGGGCCGGGCAGGCTGCAGTCGCTCCGCGGAGTctcgggcagcgccgcgccgagGCTGGGGGCTTCCTGCAGGGAGCTGGCCCGGCCCTTCTCCGGCttccccgcctcctcctcctcctcctcctccaggtcgTCCAGGTCGCTGAACCGCAGCTCCTTGTCCTCCTtgcagctcttctgctctgcttGACACAcagcggggcggagggggcggcaGGGTGTTAGTGCGGGTGCGGGGAAGTTGGGGGGGGCCGCACCCGGCCGCCACTTCGAGCTACTTCGAGGCGTCCGTCCTGCCTCTCCCGCCTACCTCTGCCTTCGCTCTCCGCACCGTATTCCTCCTCTTCCCGCGGGGTTTcgtctttcctctcttcccccgcTTTGTTCTTGGGAGACCaggtcattttgttttctttcttgagcctCCGTCTGGCGTTAGCAAACCAAGTGGACACTTGCGTGAGGGTCATTTTGGTGATGATGGCCAGCATGATTTTCTCTCCTTTGGTGGGGTAGGGGTTTTTGCGGTGCTCGTACAACCAGGTCTTGAGGGTGCTCGTCGTCTCTCGCGTTGCGTTTTTGCGTCTGGCCGAACCGCTGAAATCCACCGTCCCGTACCTGCCGGGAGATGGTTAGGaggggggggcggtgggagccccccggcccggccccgccgcaggcCGGTGTGGCCCTGCccatctgcctgcctgcccctgcccgcctgcCATTGCCGCTGAAGTTTGATTTTAGCTGACTGGTGCTCGCGGGGCGCCTGGTCTCTTTTGTACAACGTTTGTCAGGttggagccccccgccccccgccgttTGATGCCGGCCGCCGCCTGGCAGGGGGATGCTCATGCCGCCGGGCGCTGCTCAGAGGGGTTTTACCTGTCGTACTGGTACTGCCCCAAGGAATGATCGTAGGAGTAGTAGGCAGCGGGCTGCGCGATTCCCGAGTGCAGCGTGCCGGCGCCGTCCTTGATTTCATACTGCGGGTTCTGCAAGGGAAGCGGCAGCGTTTGGCGTCGAGCAGGAGGGGAATCCCGCCGTccccccgccgtccccccgcCGTCCCGGGTCCCCGCGGCAGCCAagtccccccgctccccccgacGGGACGGCGCCGGTTCCGCGTCCCCCGGCGGCCCCCCGCCCCGACACCGATTGCGAACCACGAAGTTCGCCGCCTgttgcacccccccccccaccccggtgcggtgcccgggcgggcgggcacTCACCAGCGCGGTGTAGAGCGCGGCGGGCTCGGCGCTGTAGGGCAGGTAGTTGCCGTAGCCCTGGCCGGCGGCGTACGGGGCGCCGTACATGCCCAGCGCCGCATTGAGCTCGGCGCGGCCGGGCGCCAGCAGCCGGCTCTCGTACGGGGCGCAGCagagggaggcggcggccggcgccGAGGAGGCATCCGGCACGGAGCGGGGGGCAGCCTCGCAGCAGGTCGTGCTGGGGCTGGCGGGCACGAAAAActgcggagaggagaggagagagcgGGACGGCGCCGAGTGACTGTCGAGGCAGCCCCATCGGGGGGAATTGAGAAGAGTGTGCGCGTCTATGtgtgtgcggggcggggggggggggggagtgaggagGGGGATAGGAAACCCGGGCTGAAGCAACTAATTATAGAAACCGGGAAATAAACGGAATGGGAAGCGGGAGCCCTTGGGAAGGGGGCACGATTAATCAAGCAGGCAAAACTTTAAGGAAATAATTGCTCTCGGAAATGGCAAAAGATGCGTGCGGCTCCTTCCTTCCCGCCCCCGCTCGGTCCGTTTGCATTGATTTAAAGGCAAGAAGTTGCGATTACAGTTAATTTGACAATAGACAAAGCAGTAAATATGTCAGCTAACGCAATCGAAGGCATTTGATTTCAATAAGTTCAAGGGGACAGCTAACTTCCCAAGCGAGGGAGGCACATCTTGCAGTGATTGCGGTGTATAAATATTTCTACCTAAATAAATCGTGACTCGAGGTACGGTATTGCCACGACTTAGTTAATATAGGGTGCCttggtgtgggtgtgggtgggggggtgtcctTCGGAAATcgtatggggggaaaaaaaaaactcccGACAGATCCtaataaaacacaggaaaaggacCGACCCGGGGAGGAAGGGTGGGGAAAACGGCACAGCCCGGTTCCGCACAAAAGCTAGTGAAATCCCGAGACTGCCGAGCCACGGTTCCCTCCTGGCCGCGCACCCTCCGCGGGTGCCCGGGCggctgcggcgcggcgggggcagcgcccggAGCAGGGCGGCTACTCCGCGGGGCAGCTCCGCGGGCTTGGAAGTCGGTCGCAGCCgggatttatgtatttatttgtttgttgcaCTTAAAACTGAACggtggaaggggagggggaattACCGGTTTCCTAAACGCCTTTGCTGTGCACGCTGAGTTATTTGTTTAAGCCTAACACAACACAAACGAGACATAAACACACacgcacattttttaaaaaaaggctccAGATGtgcccttttaaaaaaagactctaagtaagggaaagggaagaaaaaaagggagggggaacaAGACATctggacagcagcagcagaatctgAACAAAAGTGAGTGCTGCTCACTCGCCTTACCTGTGAAGTGGTGCTGTAGGGGTATCCGAACTGAGAGAAGGACATAGTTGCTCCTTATTTTTGGACCATAGGCAATATTTTCCCCCCAAGATCGATTGTAACTAAACCCTGCTTCAAGATGCACCTTCTCACACACACATTTCCACGtatggcgctttttttttttctcaattatagATGATTGCACTTAAGAAAAGCAGCCAGACatctgaggcggggggggggagtgttggtgcctggattaaaaaaataggCTACCCCCCACTTCCCATCGCTCTTAATAAATATGTTTGTATAGAGAGAGTTTAAAAAGCCACCCCACATGAATAGAGAGTTTAAGTGCAAAGGGGCTTTTTCAAAGAGGGGGGGAAAATCACGTAGGGCTTGCAAGATACGGAGCTTGCTTGTTGTATTATTTTCTGCTCTATAGGTCTTTAGCGTTCATCGGTGGGCGAGGAGCGGGGTGACGTCACGGCCCTgccggcaggagcaggcagcggcgggcaggagcaggcagcgccCCGCGCCCGCTCGTAGCACTTGTTTCGTGTTGTTTTGATGTTGTGCTGCAATGCACGTCAAAGGGGACCGGAGGTGCTTTGCGGTTggtctctctccccttccctcttttttaaacacaatccAAATTTGACTCGGGGGAGAAAACATAAAAGGGGGGAAATCACGGCATCCACCCGtgtgcccccccccgggccccgcaactccgcagctgcaggaggaagggcgGAGGGCCGGGGCCGCGGTGGCAGCGCATCCGGGGCAGGAGCGCTCGGGGCCGGCGTAGCCCCCCGGCCCTTCCCGCTGCCCCCGGCTCCCACCCTCAAGGCCGGGCTCTGCTGTACAGCACTGCTTTTGCAATCGAGCCGATCAGTTGTGCTCCCCGCCCCCGGCTCCCCTGCCCTTCGCGGCGGCAGACCTCGCCCCGCACGGCGTGCTctgcctgcccgggcaggggcacGGCTGGGGCCGGGACAGGGAACCGGCCGGAGGGCAGCCCGCCTCCCCGGCAGCCCGAAGCCTCCTTCCCTAGTGAGTGCTGAGCGGGGCATCCATTCTTCTCTCTTGGACCCGAAATGgtcccaccgcgggggggggggggaggcggggccgTGGCAGGTCAGCGGGGAGGTGATGGATGGCCGCCTGCAGCCCGGCCTGCCCATTACCGCTACGGCGTAATTGCATCAATTAACAAATGGAAATGCCCTTGTTTAACCAGCGACTTACATATTGCGAATTTGCCTTTGAGGCGAGATCCCCGGGAGGTAAATGGGGATTTCCCACCCctgcggcgggggctgccgggcccggccgggcgcgATACCCTGCCGGTggccattaaaaaagaaaaagaaaaaaaaaagaaaaccgcACAACTTTTCCCGGCCCGGCGGCGCTTGTCCTGGGCAGGCCGGGGCCGtgccccgcgggggcggcgggcagcccccgcgcccgtccccgccgcagccgcccggctccgccgctggccgccgctccgctccccgaCGGGTGGCGCTGCCGAGCCGCGAGCGATGCGCGGCGGCCcggagcggcccggcccggcccggcccggggttctgcccgcggcgcggcgcagccgggcggcccctgcccgccccgcgcgggcggcGCTCTGCCGGGATCCAGCGCCAGAGCGGCTGCCGGCCGCAGTCCCTCCGGGCGAGGAGGGGAGCGCAGCGCCCGAGCCGTGCCGGCCCCGCCGGCGTGAGCATTCTGGCCCGGAGCTCAGGGTCAGGTGTGACGACCCTCCATCATCGCCCGTGGGCTGGCCAGAAGGAGCGCCCGGGTGGAGTGAACCTGAGCCGTTTCAGTTGTCGTTAACGGGGGCAATAACTTAAGAAACTTCATTAAAGAACACCTTTGGGTAACATTATTGCTAATTATTTAATTGCAAGAATCCCTATGGGGGAAATTATGCTAATTATAAAGTAATAAACCCGCTTGTTCTAAAGCACTTAATTCAGCAAAATTTAGTCTTTTCACCAGAACATTTCTTATGTTATTTGATGAAAGAAACAACAAGAGTAGCTGTGTGCTCATCCTGCCTGCGCTCAGAGCCTGTGGTAACTGTCGCTGGCACTGCGTGCGGGGCTCTCGCCCGCCTCACCAATGTGACGAGCACAGCGGCCACTGAAACCGAGGCAGAATTGACTGCGCAAAAGCGCGGTTATAACAGGCATAACACCGATCAATGCAAACATTGTGTTTGCCAATTGTTATCATGCACAATCAACGTGAAAGCAAATCTGTTACCTGTCCTGTACTTTGTAGGTGAGCCCAGCTTTGAGAGATGGCCATTTGCAACCCAGCTCTCTCTCCACTTAAGTACCCTGCCCTATGGAGATGTTTCTGTAGCATACTTTGTTCTATATACACCCAAGAGCCACCCAGGCGACCCTTTTAATTGCCCTTACAACCTGGGATATTAAGTGGCATTCCCACTAACAAATACAAGTTCAACCTTGCTCCCCAGCTCTTCAGGAAGTCACAAACTCTGGCTCTTTGTGTTCTTCTGAGTCCTGCCACCATTCACCCTGTCAGTGCGTCACTGAGCGACTGGACTCACCATGTCAAAGCTGCAGAAACATCTTTCTGCAATTTGCAAATACTGGCATAAACTTTCTGTTAACAGGTTCTTGAACTCGATGGAGGGCAGCTTTGGGGCAGGAGTGTGCAATTTGCCATTCTTTTCATTGCAGGGAAACAGCTTCAACAGCCAGATTTCCATTCTGCTCATACACCGCGTCTCGGAGAACCGTAACTGATGCTGTATGTGGTCActgcagatttttctctttcctttatctAAATCTGTGTCATCTCTCTCCCCACATATGAGCGTATCATCCCACCCCTATGGCGTACACTGCTTTCACCCCGTCGTCTTAGCGAGGGCTGTGTGACTATAAACACGAGCAAAACTGGAAAACGATCTCTCTTGATTCACAAACTTTTGTTCTTGAAAGAGAGGAGTGTGAGGCTTAACTGTAAACATTTCTGCGAGCAGTTCCTCTTGAAGTGAGGCAGGAGTTCAAATGCAGCCTCCAACGCAATTTTTGATGCTTTTAAAATCAACTTCATTTGGTTTAGCTCTGATACTGCTTTGCTCGGGAGGTAGTTGCAAGGGGTGAAAGTAACAGTACGTGCTTCCCACCGATGCAAATGCAGCTGCCGATAGCTGCGAATGAAATAATAGGTTAATTGAAATAAGCGTTGAAGTATCGTTTCTGGAAAGGAAGAATAATATTCTAAGAGGGGTAAGAATAAAGCAGCTTCAAAAACATGTAGCAGAAATGTGGCTGAGAAGAAAGTGTCTTTATATTTCAGAATACAGGGGGATTTTTTGACTTTGCTTTTTTgtactgagaaaatgaaaattcttcaAGTCCATGCATGAATAAACAAGTACAGCTGGGCAGCTTAATACATAATTTATACTGATCAGTCACTGCAGATTTAACTGAATAAAGCCAAAATGAACACTAATTGTTTTGACAAACTAAAATAGTGTATATGATGGTTTATTGTGAAGCTTGCTGGTTACTGTCCTTATCTCAGTGGCTATTGTCAAGACTGATCTCTGCATGAGAGGCAGAAAAAGACGAAACAAATCAGGACAATATTAAGATTAATATCTTGTTGAAGATAAAGCATTTTAATTGCTTAACATATaagcagaaaatagaaagaaCTGTCttcaggagagaggggagaaTTGGCACAGTGAGCGTGGGACATTCCCTGATTTAGGGGGCGAGGTATAATTGCTGAGATAACATGCGGTACCATGTCAGCTGAAGGCTAAACCTGAAAGTAGAATTTTTTTAGATCACTTTCGAAGTACATCAGGAATAACTTTGATTGCCTTTGGACACTCGTCTTCTGGAAGGGAACATCCAAAAAGATGTCACTGGATTTCTGGAGAGTTATGTATGTAGGCTAGTTAATCCAAGAGGCTGCACAATTTCGCTCTGGTTTTGGTAtgtgcaaaatgaaagaaatacatgGGTGGGCCTTTACTTGGCTTCTCCAGACCCTCTCGTTTAGATGGATGGCTAAATGAGAGCCACTTAAAATTTCATCTGGAAATTAAGTAAGAGACAGACGAGGGCAATAATAATATTCACAGGGATCCCTAAGCACCACTTCTGCATGGATTCCTTCGCGTGACAGTGAGCTGCCTCTTTCTAACAGTCCTCTGCGGTCTCCTAACCCTGCCACCTCGCTCTCCTGCTTCTTCTCTGAGGACTGGCAGCTCCACTTGGCTCCCATCATCACTTTTATAATGACCTATGGATTTGCTGAATCTCAGATCATCACCGTGTTTGCTGTGATTAAGTTTTAGGATATGGCTGTAAAATCAACAGTTAGGCTTCAGTGTTCCTGGAGTTGGAGGATGGTTGGACCCGGGGCTTTAATCTGGACCATTCTGTGCCAGGAGGCAGCCAAGCGGGTGGAAGCTGGACATGAATCTTCCCCATGCTCCTGGGTGGGATTTTCCCTTGGATCTGGGACCATCACTAAACCCGGCTTTTGAAACTGTACTTGGCTAATGAGGAAATACTTCTTTTGTAAGAGTGCTCTGCATCAGGGGAATCCAACGCTTCTGTACCAGCTTTCTTAGGGTTATCTGTAGATTATTCTATGAAGTGTGAGTTCATCCGGTGAAGGTACGTCTACACAAAACTTGTGAGAACTTCATCTCTGAGGACTTGTTTGTGCTCTCCTGAGGTACGGGCTAACTTACAGTGGGAGGGTCAAGGCAGTGTCACAGCTCTCATTCAGGCTGACCCCTCTGTGGATTCAGTTTCCAGTAAAAtcaatagaaataattttgaataatttttttttttttgacaaagcgATTGCTGAGCAGGATGTTGGGCTCATCGGGTACCATTGACCACCATGCTGTGTCTGTGCTTTCATGGCCGTTGTATCAGCTGATGTGCAGTTGGTATGAAGGAGTCATTTGGCTGCCAAGCTGAAGGTTTTTAATTTAATATCACCTTAGGTATAGTTTTGTTTATGTGATATATGTTTATATGACATACAATATATGTCATTTTTGTTCTGTGGCAGTGAATGACAGTTTTATTCCATAACCTAGTCTGCCTGCTGTAATTTCCAGGATCTATTTTTTAATTAGCGTGCTGGTTTCATGCAACAGTGCCTTATTTTCCAAGAGTTATCACCAACTTATGTGCACTATTAAACATGGATATCAGAACTGCTTCCTTATTTACTTTCATTTGTAATTTACAAAAACCCAGTTGTGTTTGTTGCACATTAGAAACACAGAGAGCTGCTAGCTTATTCCAAACCCAGAAAATACTTAAGCCAAGACAGTTAGTCCCGGCCCCATCAAATCAGTTGGCCTTGAGCCTCTTTATTAGTTAACGGCGGAGCAAAGAAGGGGGTCAGCTTGACTCCCCCTCCAAATCCTGTCTGAATTAACTCCAGTTTGCATTTGTAGAAATGAGTGCAGAACAGGACCCGCTGAGGACCCTTCTGCTGGTCTCCTTCAGGTAATTCCGGTTTTTCTCTGGTCTGTCCTTCCACCGGTATTTCAGGCAGTACCGAGTGCTGGGGGGGCATCGGGGAGGAGCTGCAGCGGCGATGGTCCATCTGCAGCCCACTACTCTGGGGAAGCTGGGACCACTTGTGATTTCACACACAAGCAGCACTAATCTACAATAAATCttataaaatcaataaaaatatggaaagtatatcatttttaaagaaaaaacatatgaGACATGGCCATTAAGGGCACAGCCATTCTAATACCTGTGTCTGGTTGaaactgcaattaaaaacatTCCAATAATAAATCTACTTTCAGTCTCGTTTAATGCTTTTAACTTTCTTGAAAGTTCAAGCTGGTATCCCAAAAATGTGCCAGGACTTTCACAATGTATTTTATAGACTCATAAATAAATACGGCAATTAATCTAAGctatatttctttcatatttgatGACAATTTATTATGACACTCACTCATTCAGTGCACAAAAACTCTAATGCACTTAAAATCGGATTTCAAACCAAACGTTTTATGGGAAAATATAGTATTGATCATCCATTTAAAGATATCATGTGATGATTCATAACCTGCTATAAAAAGGATCTTATGAGGACATTCAGAATGAGTTTTGTGGACCATTCTCACCACAAAATCCAATGTACAAGATCTATAGTTCTCAGTgatgttttatatttctgtttggagTTTTCACCTATAATGTTATTGTGGTTTATGATGGAtagcagctt
This Calonectris borealis chromosome 12, bCalBor7.hap1.2, whole genome shotgun sequence DNA region includes the following protein-coding sequences:
- the IRX6 gene encoding iroquois-class homeodomain protein IRX-6; translation: MSFSQFGYPYSTTSQFFVPASPSTTCCEAAPRSVPDASSAPAAASLCCAPYESRLLAPGRAELNAALGMYGAPYAAGQGYGNYLPYSAEPAALYTALNPQYEIKDGAGTLHSGIAQPAAYYSYDHSLGQYQYDRYGTVDFSGSARRKNATRETTSTLKTWLYEHRKNPYPTKGEKIMLAIITKMTLTQVSTWFANARRRLKKENKMTWSPKNKAGEERKDETPREEEEYGAESEGREQKSCKEDKELRFSDLDDLEEEEEEEAGKPEKGRASSLQEAPSLGAALPETPRSDCSLPGPFRAFPCAKAPVADFAPAALPGPPPPYAPAEKPRIWSLARTAEASAARRGSPEGRGAEGGGGAAGELPLPAKAFRTSAFNLQPLPRSCASHRGLGKPCQYAAAGEGFGRGAKGVPGGTELGGTSLDRLRTAFRPVLRRAARPFLSAGDGAPAAARLSARNNERNLSPARR